A stretch of DNA from Oenanthe melanoleuca isolate GR-GAL-2019-014 unplaced genomic scaffold, OMel1.0 S001, whole genome shotgun sequence:
AACAAACACTAACAGCAAGAAGCCCTACTTCCCTGAGGTATGatttggagcaggagagcttgagaaTCTGGgggatttcacagaaaaactggcccagggcattgcccttgcacaggggcagggaaaatgtattggctgtgtgcagcagagcagtgagaaagccactggcccaggcagctgctgccatgtgggcacaagctctgctgcccaggagggtcccgtagtgcaggggtttgcagatggacacatAGCGGTTGTAGCACATCAAGGTCAGGAGGAAATACTCTGCTGAGataaagaagagaaggaaaaagagctgagcagcacatcctgagtaggagatggtcctggtgtcccagagggaattgtgcatggctttggggacagtggtgcagatgcagcccaggtcagtgagggccaggttgagcaggaagaagaacatgggggtgtgcaggtggtggccgcaggctacggcactgatgatgaggccgttgcccaggagggcagccagggagatgcccaggaagaggcagaagtgcaggagctgcagctgccgtgtgtctgccaatggcagcaggaggaagtggctgatggagctgctgttggacatgTCTTCACTTTGACCATGGAGTGCTGTTGAAAGGAGATATTGACAAGCTGGGATAGATTTTTTTGAGTGAATTCTGTGCAATTAAATTAGGTTTCCTCTTAAAAGTACTTATCTTCTTATAGGGGCACTTCactaaaaatttttatttttgcgTTTAGGTTTTTGCTGCTGAATCACTGCCTCGTTTTTAGCATTTCTCTCAGCCTGAACAATAGGTAGCCCATAGAGAAAACAGGACTCCCTGTGCCACAGTGCAGTCAGACCTGCTggtcccacacagctgctcttttCTCTTTACACCTCACTATTTCAGGGTGATCAGAATTACAAAGTGCTGGAAAAATATAGTGGATTCTTTGAAGGTTGCAGTTTCAGATACAAAGTCCTTAAACCCTTCTCTTTCCCTATGCAGCTTGATATTGAGGGATAACCAGGGCTGACATGGCTGTCTGCTGCCTGGAGTTGTGCCTACTGGGAGCTCTTTCTCCCTATCCAAGccttgtccctgccagtgctgccagagcccagcccagccctgggggctcagctctgccctgcacacccctcccagcacagggcactgcccaggggcatctccctgccagcagggccttaagggcagctcagacaaactgagatgctgcaagccaaggtgctgctgctgctgtctgtaggcacaggagggtgaggaggcactttgtgagggagatgtgaggcagatctgctgatgcccagtgggacagtgcaggagtctcagtgacacagacacacctgacagcccctttcccttccctggaggagaaagctgagagcagccctggccatgcagcaccatctccacagcaggaggaatctgccctgatgaGGGTGGCTCCATCCCcctccaacttctccccacagtccatGGGGAGATGTCaagcaggctgagagctgcccctggcaggtggcaaATGCCCTaggctggccaagagccctgagggctgcaggagctgctgtgcaggacagccctgggcagccctggctgcagccccagcttcagcccctgcagccgtccctggcagcaggagctgtcctggaaaggctgacctggcACAGAgactaaacaaaataaatggaataaaacagGTATTAATTGAAAGGGTACGCattgggcagtgcaagagcctggcagGAGCTACACCCAagtcaaatccaagatggataTACTGCTCACAagttttttacacttttataagttttggttcatctacatCTTGGGGTCAATAATCCAACCATAGCCCCTGGTTATGgagtctcagccccctggcttgccccctgCCCTTAGCCAGAGTTTATGTTTTGTGGGTACTAATTGTCCTTGATTCTTTAGCTGGGAAGACATTGTTTTGTCTAAGTagcctgtgaagagaacttactaactTGTTATATGAAGTTTCAGTGAGGCACATTAAGTAGCACAGAATctgaaa
This window harbors:
- the LOC130266151 gene encoding olfactory receptor 14A16-like, which translates into the protein MSNSSSISHFLLLPLADTRQLQLLHFCLFLGISLAALLGNGLIISAVACGHHLHTPMFFFLLNLALTDLGCICTTVPKAMHNSLWDTRTISYSGCAAQLFFLLFFISAEYFLLTLMCYNRYVSICKPLHYGTLLGSRACAHMAAAAWASGFLTALLHTANTFSLPLCKGNALGQFFCEIPQILKLSCSKSYLREVGLLAVSVCLSFPCFLFIVFSYVQIFRAVLRIPSEQGRHKAFSTCLHHLAVVFLFVSTIIFAYLKPPSLSSPSLDLALSVLYSVVPPALNPLIYSLRNQELKAAVWRMITGEFHKH